The genomic segment tgaagacaagacaaggggatggcagaggatgagatggttggatggcgtcacccactcaatggacatgagcctgagtaatctccaggagataatgaaggacagggaagcctagcgggctgcagtccacagggttgcagagtcgggcacgactgagcaactgaacaaccacaaagtATTAAATATGGGAATCACTTCTTTGAATTTTCTGGGCTTTAATAACTTAAgtggaatttttaatttcagaaactaTTTTGACTGAGCAAACTAGATAAGTTACAAAAATACTTGCTGCAACAAATTTGCTCTTACATTGTATACTGCGAATGAGCACACCTGCAAGATTCAAAGACCACCATGGTTTCGGTGACACACTTCCCTCTTACCAATCTCTTAGGAGATGTCACAGGTATGAAATGAGACTGAGTCACAGGACAGGCACAGCCCTTTGGACTCCCCTGCAATTCCTGTGGCATTCACTCATATCCTGGAAGCAATCAGGTTGAAGCTACCAAGAGGGTTTAAGAATGCAATAGATCAGATACCCTTTCAAATGTGGCAATAGCAAATGATTTACTAGAGATGATTATTAGAGTATGCAGGATGGAAGCCAAATATAGCCCGGTGAACAGGGTCACAGTGGTGAGGGCCTTGAGGTAAAAATACACATAGAACGTGTATTCAAAAAAGGTTAACTGGGAGGGAAAAGTAAGAAACAGAAGGGTCCCACAGGCTGCTCAATAAAAACAGTAGCAACAAACTAGAAGATAAACAGGGCAAGTTGTCAGAGATGCCAGCTGAAAACACCAGCTGGGAACTGCTGAGGATGGAAAGTTCTGGAAGGGCAGAAGAGGAGAGGCATCAGCCTTGACAAGGCAGGAAGACACACTCTCGCCTGAGAGACAGAAACAGTGAGCGGACGGGTCCCAGGGGAGCCTCATGGAGGAAGCTGAGGAGGAAAAagggggatttttaaaaagtgggaaaagttTACAATAGTCCCTGAGATACATTTGCTGGGATTTCAGTGAGCAATGGATACACATTGTTAAACAGAAAACGCTACAACCAACCATTAGGAGTAGCCATGGCTAGAAACGATGGTTTCCTAAATGATTCGGCCAAAGGAGGCTACTTACGTGCTTTAGGTGCAAGTGTGCCTGGCTGGCAACATCATATACCACATCTCTCACATTCCTATCTTGACTCTTCCGTAGAAAATCCTCTTGTGAAACACCATGCTACACAGGAAAATGCACGTTACGTTAGGAATCAAAGCACACTTAAAACTAATTCAGCTCAAGACAACAAGTGACAGAACAATATGTACAGTAAAATGCCTCTTATGGTTTTTCAAATACAGCTATATGTACGtgtcacacacaaacacactggcTCTCCCAGAAGAATATGCAACAAGATGCTAAGTAACGACAGTAGTACCtggaacaaaataaacaaatggataagaaatttaaaacagacAATAATGAACCTCATCCAGAAAACAAAGGTTCTCATAAACAGCAATTTTTCTTAAGGATTACTTCCTCCTTTAAAGTAAAAGAACAGGCTAAGGTGAACACTAGGAATAATTATGTAATTGCTTAGAAGGGAATGAGGCTATACCAAGTGAGGTTGTCTGGACCTTCTTACACATAGCTCCACCACGACCTAAAATGCCTGATTGATAAAACTCTGACTTGGTAATTCTGGAGCAAAAATGCAATAAGCATGTGTTTCAAAGAAGTTACTAGAAGACTAAAGAACTAAGAAGAGAATGTCCTTCTCCATATTCTTAAGGTAAATAATTAGGAGTACGAGTAACAGCCTTACCAGCATACAAATGTCCATGGGAAGGAACACCCTTCTCCTGCTACCGTGATAGGGTGTGGCTCTCAAGCAAGTGACAATGCCTTGTGCTTTCCCAATGTGGCTGGCAGCATGGTCTGCATGAAGGTCCTTTATGCCTGTGATTCCAGAAATCTAACAATTAGGCTGCTCTTTTCTCTTCAAACGCGCAACAAGTCAATACAAGCAGCATAGGGAAATCACCTTAACAGGTAAAAGGTGTTTATCCTGTGCTTCACATCTGAAAAACAGGATTTATGTGAGCAAAACTGGGCACAAAGACAAGCTGATCATTTACCAGTAACAGGTTTCTGAACGTCAACTTTTAAATATAAGTTTCCTTAGACAACAGCATACCAAGAGCAGATTTGGAATTTTAATCAGCTCTTGTGGAAAACACGGCAAGTCTTGCATTTCTTCTCCTCAGTGCAATTTCCATATGACCTCATTCTAAGTATATGCTTAACAAACTTCCTGCTCTTTGCTCCCTCCTTTCACTGCGTTGGCAAACATGTCACTGAATGGGCAGGCAGAACAGGCCTGGGAAATTGGGTAAGGACTTGTATTATTCTTTTAGGCTGACATAAAGACATATTGCTTTCTTCAAATGGACAGTATTGTCCTTGCTCCAAATAATTCCATTACAATCCTCATGACAATAAGCCCTCACCAATTTAGAATAGAGTCAAAGGAGCAAAAATATCTCAACTCCatagtttggggttttgttttttttaagaaaaatctcaTAAAAACTTACAGAGTTTTGTTTCTTCAACCTTTGTCTTAAACATGGGAAAGTACTATTGACAAAGAAGAAAGGAGTCAGATCATAGGTCTTCCAAACAGTAAGGGTTgcataaaaaagtaaaatcatctGTAATTACCAGATTATTAATTATAGCATGAGGTAGCTAAAGTACTTTTACGAGAATCTGGGTATTTTCATTAGTCTGCAttccattccaaagaaaggtataTATTATATGTCCTTTCTACCtcgaaagaaaaagaaaagctagtCCTTTATAGCTGgtgcaaagaaaaattttaacgTTAAACTGGTTAGACTGTCAAATTAAGAAAGACTGAAGTATTAAAGGTGTTATGttaacagcatggaggttccttaaaaaactaataacagagttaccatatgatccagcaagtttatgcctgggcatatatccagaaaaagatgaaaactctcatttgaaaagatatatgcaccccaatattcacggcaacactatttacaatagccaagacatagaaacaacctaactgTCTATCTGCAGATGAACAGAGTAACAAGGTGTGGTGCACACAGGCAATGggatatgactcagccataaaagaagaaCGACatgtgccatttgcagcaacatggatggaccaggGATTAGCACACTGAGTAacgtaaatcagacaaagacaaatgttaTATAATTccactcacatgtggaatctaaaagataatacaaatgaactgctttacaaaacagaaacagacccacagacttagaaaacaaactgacggttaccaaaggggaaaggagtgggagggataaattaggggcATGGGACTGACAGATGCTCATCATTATATAtggaataaacaacaaggacttagcacagggaactatattcagtatcttgtaataactacaatgaaaaagaatctgaaaaaaaagtatatatataactgaatcactttcctgaatacctgaaactaacataatggtgtagatcaactatacttcaattaaaaaaaagtattttctttaagaaagagaagtataaaatagaaaagaaaaaaaaaacttacccaATATTTCTAGTATTAGGTAAAGAAGAGAACTCTGTGTATTTTCAGCATAATTTTCTAGTTCCTGGATATTACGATATGCTTTGTCATCCAAATTTTTTTCCTACAAACAAAATGCTTTATTTGTTTGATGAATGGgtaataacttattttaaaaatgcacaatttTTCCCCTAAAGAAATGACtgttaaataattaaaactattGGTATGAACTATTAcacaataaaataagataaaaataaaattaaaatattaaagtccTACATGTTCACTACTTACAAATCACCCCTCAAAATAATACCTCAGGAATAATCTCAATGCACAAATCACCATGGACGTGGGGTTGGCTTAATTTTTACTTGCTTCTAAAGTGTAAGGTCTTTTTTTACAGTTTatgaggttctcacagcaagaatactgtaatggtttACAATTTCCTCCTTcagctgactccctggaaaagtccctgatgctgggaaagactaaggacAGAAGGGGGCATcatgggatgagatggttggatggcatcactgatgcaatggacatgaacttgggcaaactttgggagatgacgagggacagggaggcctggtgtgctgcagcacacggggtggcaaagagtcggactcaactggatgactgaacaacaacaaagtgtaaggtgggggcttccctgatggctcagcagtaaagaacctgcatgccaatgaaaaagtcacaggtttgatccctaggttgggaagattctctgaagaaggaaatggcaaatcactcaggaattcttgcctgggaaagcccatggacaaaggagcctcatGGTCTACCATGGAGTCCCaagagagttggatgtgacttagccaCCAAGCAATAACAAAGTCTAAGATATCATGGAGAAAATTACTTAACTGAGCGCCTATTTAATTAAGCATCTCAGACATTACTGCACTATTCCACAGTAATATTCCATAAAGTAACGGTTGATTACCAGAATACACTAtactcaagaaacagaaaaacgtCAATCTTAGAACAAGCACATCTAGCAACCTTTATAATACATTTAGAAAGTCTGCGTGGCCAAAATAATATTATtcctccatcccttcctcctgTTTTAAAACTAGGAGAAACTGGCACCAGCAATGAatcccaggggaaaaaaatagcctCCAGatctttcacattaaaaaaaaaaacaaacctgaaacaATTCACACACCATAAAATCTTCTGAAGTATACAATTTCACGGTTGTAGTAAATTCCAAAGTTGTGCAATATtaccactatctaattccagaatgtTCTCATCACCTCAGAAAGAATCCTGTATCTATGAAGTTGTCCCTTCCCGCCTTCCCGTCTCCTGATCGCCACAAACCACTAAtgcactttctgtctccatggatttgTCCGCTgcaaacattttataaaagttcAGTGATACGATATGTGGcattttgtatctggcttctttcaattagcgtattttcaaggttcacccatgttggcAAATCTATTAGTATCTCATcccttttaaatgaagaaaatatatataatattccatcatatgtttattcactcattcatagACTCTGAGGCATTCTCACTTTtggactattatgaataatgctgctatgaaaatttgtgtacaagttttgtgAAGACACGTTTTCATTTCTCGTATcaacctaggagtgaaattgccgGGTCTATGATAACTCCATGTTTAACTTTCTGAAGAATCTGCCAGTTTTTCCAAACAGCTGCACCATTTCACTTTTCCATCAGCATTGTACGAAGGGTCCCAGtatctccatatcctcaccagcacttaaCTATTGTTCATTCTTTACTGGAGCCATCCCAATGGGTATGAAGTAGTATTGCATTGtggcttgcttttttaaaatttctatttatttatttgtggttgtgctggcttttctctggttgcagggagtggggactgctctccagctgcagtgtgcgggcttctcttgttgtggaccacCGGCTCTGGGGCACGTGGCCCTCAGCAGTGACAACACGTGGGCTTGGTAGCTGCAGCTTACGGGCTTGAGCACAGGCCCAACAGTCATGG from the Budorcas taxicolor isolate Tak-1 chromosome 14, Takin1.1, whole genome shotgun sequence genome contains:
- the NDUFAF6 gene encoding NADH dehydrogenase (ubiquinone) complex I, assembly factor 6 isoform X2 — encoded protein: MRMQFWKKTVDDIYGDNPPHQPVAIELWKAVRRHNLTKRWLMKIIDEREKNLDDKAYRNIQELENYAENTQSSLLYLILEILGIKDLHADHAASHIGKAQGIVTCLRATPYHGSRRRVFLPMDICMLHGVSQEDFLRKSQDRNVRDVVYDVASQAHLHLKHARSFHRSVPVKAFPAFLQTVALEDYLKKIQQVGFDLFHPSLQRKNPLLPLSLYIQSWRKRY